In the genome of Populus alba chromosome 11, ASM523922v2, whole genome shotgun sequence, one region contains:
- the LOC118038279 gene encoding uncharacterized protein, protein MEGHIQYPKIQLDDYQPQSLSHLISEEMEDHRCKSNIIPKNAAAQDDRTLLRKCESEVSQPDTANNGVENVSKTCHSKQGKVFFYDTPHSEETGVWIPVSVPPMSESEHQEWSRGLPLNGGCFPDEDINWNQLLEKNKELTMWDVVAEMLVAARGKVSAIASGDVHRCGISWISDHLLEQAWSEMAQTLTEANFGNSWEILEAKPPKWLADSSASACMLCNVRFHPIMCSRHHCRFCGGIFCNECSKGRSLLPKNFRSRNPQRVCDVCCVRLESVQSYLKDHESRAAQLPTQDLTDLSTLRSWLNFPWGQSMEYEIYKATNTIQGYAKVGSLLPEKSIPDSILKQAKGLAILTIAKVGVMVTYNIGTGLVVSRREDGSWSPPSAISSFGMGWGAQVGGEFTDFIIVLRTLGAVKTFSGNLHFSVGAGLSAAVGIVGRAAEADLRGGDGGLATCYTYSCSKGAFVGCSLEGSILATRTQENARFYGASMNASDILLGSLPGPPAASMLYHALSNLFGKFER, encoded by the exons atggagggacATATACAATACCCTAAAATCCAATTAGATGATTACCAGCCTCAATCTCTCTCTCACTTG ATTTCTGAAGAGATGGAGGACCATAGATGTAAAAGCAATATAATACCAAAAAATGCTGCTGCACAAGATGATAGGACACTGCTCAGAAAATGTGAAAGTGAAGTGTCTCAACCTGACACGGCTAACAATGGTGTGGAAAATGTTTCAAAGACCTGCCATTCAAAGCAgggtaaagtttttttttatgatacacCACACTCTGAAGAAACTGGAGTTTGGATACCTGTCTCTGTTCCACCAATGTCAGAAAGTGAACATCAAGAATGGAGTAGAGGTCTCCCTCTTAATGGGGGATGcttccctgatgaagatataaattgGAATCAGCTCCTTGAGAAAAATAAGGAGCTGACCATGTGGGATGTGGTTGCTGAGATGTTGGTAGCAGCTCGAGGAAAAGTGAGTGCCATTGCTTCTGGAGATGTCCACAGATGTGGAATTTCCTGGATATCAGATCATCTTCTTGAGCAAGCTTGGAGTGAGATGGCCCAAACTCTTACAGAGGCTAATTTTGGCAACAGCTGGGAGATTCTTGAAGCCAAGCCTCCAAAGTGGTTGGCTGATAGTTCTGCTTCTGCTTGCATGTTGTGTAATGTAAGATTCCATCCCATCATGTGCTCCAGGCATCACTGCCGTTTTTGTGGTGGAATATTTTGTAATGAATGCTCAAAGGGGAGAAGCTTGTTGCCCAAAAATTTCCGCTCCAGAAACCCACAACGTGTTTGTGATGTGTGCTGTGTGCGGCTTGAGTCAGTGCAATCATACTTGAAGGACCATGAAAGTCGCGCTGCTCAGTTGCCAACACAAGATCTAACTGACCTCAGTACTTTGAGATCATGGCTCAATTTCCCATGGGGCCAGTCCATGGAGTATGAGATTTACAAGGCCACGAACACCATTCAGGGTTATGCTAAG GTTGGTTCTCTACTGCCTGAGAAGTCCATACCGGATTCTATATTGAAACAAGCAAAAGGCCTTGCAATCCTTACAATTGCAAAGGTTGGTGTAATGGTGACGTACAACATTGGGACGGGACTAGTTGTTTCTCGTAGGGAGGATGGTTCCTGGTCTCCACCATCAGCCATTTCTTCCTTTGGCATGGGCTGGGGAGCTCAG GTTGGAGGGGAATTTACTGATTTCATAATTGTGCTGAGAACTTTGGGTGCTGTTAAAACATTCAGTGGAAATCTGCACTTCTCAGTTGGAGCTGGTTTGAGTGCAGCTGTTGGCATTGTTGGACGGGCTGCTGAAGCTGATTTAAggggtggtgatggtggtttggCTACCTGTTACACTTATAGCTGCAGTAAAG GTGCATTTGTTGGATGCTCACTTGAAGGAAGTATACTTGCAACTCGAACACAGGAAAATGCAAGATTTTATGGTGCATCCATGAATGCATCAGATATTCTTCTGGGGTCACTGCCCGGGCCTCCTGCTGCTTCCATGCTTTACCATGCTCTCTCGAATCTTTTTGGAAAGTTTGAGAGGTGa
- the LOC118038280 gene encoding BES1/BZR1 homolog protein 4: MTSGTRLPTWKERENNKRRERRRRAIAAKIFSGLRMYGNFKLPKHCDNNEVLKALCNEAGWAVEPDGTTYRKGCKPAEHMDIIGGSATASPCSSYLPSPCASYNPSPGSSSFPSPVSSSYAANANVDDNSLLPWLKNLSSASSSKLPHLYIHGGSISAPVTPPLSSPTARTPRIKTGWEDQPIHPGWCGQHYLPSSTPPSPGRQIVPDPGWFAGIRLPQGGPTSPTFSLVASNPFGFKEEALAGGGSRMWTPGQSGTCSPAIAAGSDHTADIPMAEVISDEFAFRCNATGLVKPWEGERIHEECGSDDLELTLGNSRTR, from the exons ATGACTTCAGGTACGAGACTACCAACatggaaagaaagagagaacaaCAAGAGAAGAGAACGGAGAAGAAGAGCCATTGCAGCAAAGATCTTTTCTGGGTTACGAATGTATGGCAACTTCAAGCTTCCAAAGCACTGTGACAATAATGAAGTCCTTAAAGCCCTCTGCAACGAGGCTGGTTGGGCCGTCGAGCCCGATGGCACCACTTACCGCAAG GGATGCAAACCTGCGGAGCACATGGACATTATTGGTGGTTCTGCTACAGCAAGCCCATGCTCCTCATACCTCCCTAGCCCCTGTGCTTCATATAACCCAAGTCCTGGATCCTCTTCCTTTCCCAGTCCAGTTTCATCCTCCTATGCTGCTAATGCCAATGTGGATGACAATTCCCTCCTCCCGTGGCTCAAAAACCTCTCATCGGCTTCCTCTTCTAAGCTTCCCCATCTATACATCCATGGTGGCTCCATAAGTGCTCCTGTTACGCCTCCCTTGAGCTCTCCAACTGCTAGAACCCCCCGAATAAAAACTGGCTGGGAAGACCAACCAATCCACCCAGGCTGGTGTGGGCAGCACTACTTGCCATCTTCAACTCCACCAAGCCCTGGCCGTCAAATTGTTCCTGATCCAGGATGGTTTGCTGGGATTCGATTGCCACAAGGTGGTCCAACTTCTCCCACATTCAGCCTGGTTGCCTCCAACCCGTTTGGCTTCAAGGAAGAGGCTTTAGCTGGTGGTGGGTCCCGCATGTGGACTCCTGGCCAAAGTGGTACGTGTTCACCTGCTATTGCAGCTGGCTCTGACCATACAGCTGATATTCCCATGGCTGAGGTGATCTCGGACGAGTTTGCATTCCGATGCAATGCAACTGGGCTAGTGAAGCCATGGGAAGGAGAGAGGATCCATGAAGAGTGTGGATCAGATGATCTAGAGCTTACACTTGGGAACTCAAGAACCAGGTGA